A section of the Methanoregula formicica SMSP genome encodes:
- a CDS encoding winged helix-turn-helix transcriptional regulator → MKKMIRYGIILILVLCSFSLIPSGSCGFHNGYTVEPVTPDMDTGTPLETVPVDFWDLPPGMMLLALALSVSSFIGFPVELFLFIKLYAYLGYRNVTRSIVFHNNTRNLAYRYIQDYPGIYFNYLVRMTGIKPGTLRYHLIILMTTGKISAMNTNGHTRYFENSRKFSEVEKTVFKHIRNETDNRILILLLDNPDTNRKNLEVMMGISGPLVTWYMRRLSDDGIVSIQKNRKNVRYEIYPEVRQYLEKYLVPNRGVMPVLSLEPSPESS, encoded by the coding sequence ATGAAGAAAATGATCAGGTACGGAATCATCCTGATTCTTGTTCTTTGTTCATTTTCGTTAATACCATCCGGTTCCTGCGGGTTTCATAATGGATACACGGTCGAACCGGTAACACCAGATATGGATACGGGTACGCCGCTGGAAACCGTGCCGGTCGATTTCTGGGACCTTCCCCCGGGAATGATGTTGCTCGCACTGGCTCTTTCTGTATCCTCCTTTATCGGATTCCCCGTTGAACTCTTCTTATTCATCAAACTATACGCATATCTGGGATACCGGAATGTCACCCGGTCAATTGTTTTCCATAACAACACCCGGAATCTTGCCTATCGTTATATACAGGATTATCCCGGTATCTACTTCAATTACTTAGTGCGAATGACCGGCATTAAACCAGGAACTCTCCGGTATCATCTCATCATACTCATGACGACAGGAAAGATCTCCGCTATGAATACAAACGGCCATACACGGTATTTCGAAAATTCCAGGAAATTTTCAGAGGTAGAGAAAACGGTGTTTAAGCATATCCGGAATGAGACTGATAACCGTATTCTCATATTACTGCTTGATAATCCCGATACGAACAGGAAGAATCTGGAAGTGATGATGGGAATATCAGGACCATTGGTTACATGGTACATGAGAAGACTTAGTGATGATGGAATTGTCTCCATACAAAAAAACAGGAAAAATGTCCGGTATGAGATCTATCCTGAAGTGCGGCAATATCTTGAAAAATATCTTGTCCCAAACAGGGGGGTGATGCCGGTGTTATCCCTGGAACCTTCTCCCGAATCTTCATAA
- a CDS encoding prenyltransferase/squalene oxidase repeat-containing protein yields MSIKWRIGILLLIASLAGVCAFFVLNTGIPSPHESWNKKTTEKIGYSHAPEGGYADFAPDDPDLYSTYYFSLALKNNHIDLMQKEQTDLWLYSRERELIANPSQVTLKDLYYLTGCMKNYDILPENRSGIMSLVEQYSQPDGSYADRPGLEGSSLDTIRALEILDFIGNNTGNMDITREWLARQYQYDQISEDEDYLLTETQVLLPVSHLTGIDPDLEGSTRLQKSIEERYAGKWKSELEALPGKKPDLFTLKALETEVRFSGKLTPEISQKIQDYVYSLELPDGGYNAILGDYGESQGTYLAMKLLSDIGSPVHDTTIEFIRRHESRYGGFRPAFKITPSLKDTFYATQVLTRLDPHNPAIPAVKPWLDARMADPSLSPEDQYYLVMTYHELGESVPQAATLRNIPEQQITTYSISPDQLGDLEQVFYLLKMVKATDHPLDSAQRDSIIRKINQFQNSDGGYGYGGSDLASTYYALGSLDTLSASPDNPEACISWIEQGYAGDGGYYYRRGDQSTNFSYITPTYMSVSSLNYLHRYPGNAKTTLQWIDSSRYSDGGIQLMPEKPDTEVNDATFREKLEYTIQGLETEQILLHRTGI; encoded by the coding sequence ATGTCAATAAAATGGCGTATTGGAATCCTGCTTCTCATCGCCAGCCTTGCTGGCGTTTGTGCTTTTTTTGTCCTTAACACGGGTATACCCTCACCTCATGAATCCTGGAATAAAAAAACCACAGAGAAAATCGGGTACTCCCATGCCCCTGAAGGGGGCTACGCGGATTTTGCTCCCGACGATCCTGATTTGTATTCAACCTATTACTTTTCTCTGGCATTGAAAAATAATCATATTGACCTGATGCAGAAAGAACAGACAGACCTGTGGTTGTATTCCCGGGAACGGGAATTAATCGCAAATCCTTCCCAGGTCACTCTAAAGGACCTGTACTACCTGACCGGCTGCATGAAAAATTACGATATCCTCCCGGAAAACCGTTCAGGGATCATGTCCCTTGTTGAACAGTACAGCCAGCCGGATGGATCGTATGCGGACAGGCCCGGACTTGAAGGATCATCTTTGGATACCATACGGGCCCTGGAAATCCTGGATTTTATCGGAAACAATACCGGGAATATGGATATCACCCGCGAGTGGCTAGCCCGGCAATATCAATACGATCAGATTTCTGAGGATGAAGACTATTTACTTACTGAAACACAGGTCCTGCTCCCCGTATCCCACCTGACCGGTATCGACCCGGACCTGGAAGGAAGCACCCGTTTACAAAAAAGCATTGAGGAACGATATGCAGGGAAATGGAAATCCGAGTTGGAGGCTCTGCCCGGGAAAAAACCAGATCTGTTTACGCTCAAAGCTCTCGAAACCGAAGTACGTTTCTCCGGAAAGCTCACACCGGAAATTTCCCAAAAAATCCAGGATTACGTGTACTCCCTGGAGTTACCAGACGGAGGATATAATGCGATCCTGGGTGATTATGGTGAGTCCCAGGGAACATATCTTGCAATGAAGCTGTTGTCCGATATCGGATCTCCAGTTCACGACACGACAATCGAGTTCATCCGGAGGCATGAGAGCCGGTACGGGGGATTCCGCCCTGCGTTCAAGATTACCCCTTCCCTGAAAGATACATTTTATGCAACCCAGGTTCTGACCAGGTTGGACCCGCACAACCCTGCGATTCCGGCAGTCAAACCCTGGCTTGATGCAAGGATGGCTGATCCCTCACTTTCTCCCGAAGACCAGTATTACCTTGTAATGACATATCACGAACTGGGGGAGTCCGTCCCACAGGCAGCCACCCTCCGGAATATACCGGAACAGCAGATTACAACGTATTCTATATCCCCGGACCAGCTGGGAGATCTCGAACAGGTCTTTTACCTGCTGAAGATGGTAAAGGCCACGGATCACCCCCTGGACTCAGCTCAAAGAGATAGTATAATCCGGAAAATCAACCAGTTCCAGAATAGTGACGGAGGTTATGGTTACGGGGGATCGGATTTGGCCTCAACATATTATGCTTTAGGGTCACTGGATACACTTTCAGCTTCTCCTGATAATCCTGAGGCATGTATATCATGGATAGAGCAGGGATATGCCGGTGACGGGGGGTACTACTACCGGCGGGGGGATCAGTCAACCAATTTTTCCTATATCACACCAACATACATGTCCGTTTCTTCGTTGAACTACCTTCACCGGTATCCGGGAAACGCAAAAACAACCCTTCAGTGGATCGACAGCAGCCGGTATTCTGACGGGGGTATTCAATTGATGCCGGAGAAACCAGATACCGAAGTCAATGATGCCACGTTCCGGGAAAAACTCGAATACACCATCCAGGGCTTGGAGACGGAGCAAATCCTCCTTCATCGCACCGGTATATGA
- a CDS encoding C39 family peptidase, whose protein sequence is MRLFKPAVILLVLLLAAMIMVPIASAAPNKVMDVNFVSVEKATTVANFYVNQISSSTQKYSDWKGAVVQKATTYYDLNGKESAYSFDVLQHGQYAGYLIVSATRNNYPVLEFSKGKTPDREMSTQTEAKELATTVAKSQQASLGSGRPLYLGATFFYMEYPVEKTSTVKTTTQQSQENIYVDLYERKIVDQGKVSGTLSTSQSSNTEPTAAQAQTSITFDQKAIQNFQIQTKQEAQAEWNAIDGKITKNGVNQPAVELSAVQSGQTKYIDHVPYYDWTYGCSPTAGSMVVGYWRDQGLTRIPVSTNTITGDPVTKELADAMGTLYGSNYCQCWIIPIINKKICNPLCGFTVPVMIAPGINSELNKYQYGITNSQYGWNAGNIYFPSWSDFQNEIDAGRPFELSMTSGGAPEDQPNTPYNHHSVAAVGYMVTSFDNFVTIHDTWETPSLYYDHMIRYNNWAAAMNTWVRSRTYSITSSAGSNGKIDPAGTINVPSGTRWSYTITPDSGYIIDQILVDNSPVTQNPYTFSDVTSDHTITATFKEEALPAIVPLCQAGNAFDATMYPQNWPQSDPMTFSCNWDGNGRVYLSGSSSELIGTYADDGFTVDTPNGIQFDAEGHYAHQHAPLELTSGMNTGSNTLTLIVRNYMGLSMSYGSSTGIGTDQTPYIIEVNDQSMIAAAQSSAAKAFTFVPNSTELKESVSTTAI, encoded by the coding sequence TTAGTGTAGAAAAAGCAACGACTGTTGCTAACTTTTATGTTAACCAAATTTCAAGCTCGACTCAAAAATATTCGGACTGGAAAGGTGCAGTTGTTCAGAAAGCCACTACATATTATGATTTAAATGGGAAAGAATCTGCATATTCGTTCGATGTCCTTCAACATGGACAGTATGCCGGTTACCTCATAGTTTCTGCAACACGGAATAATTATCCGGTACTTGAATTTTCCAAAGGGAAAACTCCAGACCGAGAGATGTCAACTCAAACAGAAGCAAAGGAATTAGCCACAACAGTAGCAAAATCCCAACAGGCATCTCTTGGTTCAGGACGCCCGCTCTACCTGGGTGCGACATTCTTCTATATGGAATATCCTGTTGAAAAGACCAGTACTGTTAAAACTACAACACAACAGAGCCAGGAAAATATCTATGTTGATCTTTACGAAAGAAAAATTGTAGATCAGGGGAAGGTTTCTGGTACTTTAAGCACAAGCCAATCATCCAATACCGAACCTACCGCAGCTCAGGCACAAACAAGTATCACTTTCGATCAAAAAGCGATCCAAAACTTCCAGATTCAGACAAAACAGGAAGCGCAAGCTGAGTGGAATGCGATTGATGGAAAAATAACCAAAAATGGTGTGAACCAACCCGCAGTTGAGTTATCAGCGGTTCAATCAGGACAAACAAAATACATCGATCACGTTCCCTATTATGATTGGACCTATGGTTGTTCACCAACTGCCGGTAGTATGGTTGTTGGTTACTGGCGAGATCAAGGACTTACCAGAATCCCGGTTTCTACGAATACGATAACAGGGGATCCAGTCACTAAAGAATTGGCCGATGCAATGGGGACACTGTATGGCTCTAATTACTGTCAGTGTTGGATTATTCCGATCATTAATAAAAAAATCTGCAATCCATTATGCGGATTTACTGTTCCTGTGATGATTGCACCTGGAATTAATTCAGAATTGAATAAATACCAATATGGTATCACCAATTCGCAATATGGGTGGAATGCCGGAAATATTTACTTCCCTTCATGGAGTGATTTCCAAAATGAGATTGATGCCGGCAGGCCTTTTGAACTTTCGATGACATCCGGCGGAGCCCCGGAAGATCAACCAAATACACCTTACAATCACCATAGTGTAGCTGCTGTCGGGTATATGGTTACAAGTTTTGACAATTTTGTAACAATACACGATACATGGGAAACCCCCTCGTTGTATTATGACCATATGATTCGATACAACAATTGGGCAGCTGCGATGAATACCTGGGTGAGATCGCGTACCTATTCAATCACATCTAGTGCCGGATCAAATGGGAAGATCGATCCGGCAGGTACTATAAACGTTCCTTCAGGAACACGCTGGAGTTACACCATCACTCCCGATTCCGGTTACATCATTGATCAAATCCTTGTCGATAATTCACCCGTTACTCAGAACCCTTACACGTTCTCAGATGTAACTTCAGACCACACAATCACTGCCACATTTAAAGAAGAGGCACTCCCTGCAATCGTACCGCTTTGTCAAGCAGGGAATGCATTTGATGCAACTATGTATCCGCAAAACTGGCCGCAGTCCGATCCTATGACATTTTCCTGTAACTGGGACGGGAACGGGCGCGTGTATCTCTCGGGCAGCAGCTCAGAACTTATCGGAACGTATGCCGATGACGGTTTCACTGTTGATACTCCAAATGGGATACAGTTCGATGCCGAAGGCCACTATGCACATCAGCATGCGCCGCTGGAACTGACATCAGGTATGAATACAGGTTCCAATACGCTCACGTTGATTGTTCGTAATTATATGGGACTGTCGATGAGTTATGGTTCATCAACAGGTATTGGTACGGATCAAACTCCATATATTATCGAAGTGAATGACCAGTCTATGATTGCAGCAGCCCAGTCATCAGCCGCAAAGGCATTTACATTCGTTCCGAACAGCACAGAGCTGAAAGAGAGCGTATCGACCACGGCAATATAA
- a CDS encoding DDE-type integrase/transposase/recombinase yields the protein MKATMEIRTKAVVFYEEKIHSAKEIGETYNISERTVRRWAQNHRNDPENGLKPKKTGPRRRTRWAIPKSLEQRIIRLKGKYPAWGARRIKHQFELSCSWRTVHRILKKHGLLIRIKAKPQPSGKRFQRRHVDSMWQGDTFQFRIRGVGKVYVTGFTDDCSRYRVKSKVYLHKDAASAVNALQWALRAGRIPWEIYLDNGKQFVSKLFKAEAQKHNIKLIFGRPYHPRGRGKIERYHKTLYRELIALKQFRSLGHFRKELWRFDQLYNNWRKQEILNWMTPSSVYNNKTNFNKNRKCLSSGHKLCQQNGQ from the coding sequence GTGAAAGCGACAATGGAGATCAGGACAAAGGCAGTAGTATTTTACGAAGAGAAGATACACAGTGCCAAAGAGATTGGAGAGACGTACAACATCTCCGAAAGAACCGTGAGACGATGGGCACAAAACCATCGCAACGATCCCGAGAACGGGTTGAAACCGAAGAAGACCGGACCGCGGAGACGGACCCGTTGGGCAATTCCGAAATCGTTGGAACAACGGATCATCCGGCTCAAGGGAAAGTATCCGGCTTGGGGAGCCCGACGGATCAAACACCAGTTCGAACTCTCGTGTTCCTGGAGAACGGTTCACCGGATCCTCAAGAAACATGGTCTCCTCATCCGGATCAAAGCTAAACCCCAACCGTCCGGGAAACGGTTCCAGCGTCGTCATGTCGACAGTATGTGGCAGGGGGATACCTTCCAGTTCCGGATCCGTGGCGTTGGTAAAGTCTACGTCACCGGATTCACTGATGATTGTTCTCGCTATCGTGTGAAAAGCAAAGTATACCTGCACAAGGATGCTGCCTCAGCGGTTAATGCCCTTCAATGGGCACTTCGGGCCGGCAGGATTCCCTGGGAGATCTATCTCGATAACGGGAAACAATTCGTCTCAAAACTGTTCAAAGCGGAAGCCCAAAAACATAACATCAAACTGATCTTCGGCAGACCTTATCACCCCCGTGGCCGTGGGAAGATCGAACGGTACCACAAGACTCTCTACCGGGAACTCATCGCTTTAAAGCAATTCCGTTCGCTGGGCCATTTCAGGAAAGAACTCTGGAGGTTTGACCAGCTCTACAACAACTGGCGTAAACAGGAGATCCTGAACTGGATGACGCCTTCTTCCGTTTACAACAACAAAACCAATTTCAATAAAAACAGAAAATGTCTATCCAGCGGACATAAACTCTGTCAACAAAACGGACAGTAA